Genomic window (Vitis riparia cultivar Riparia Gloire de Montpellier isolate 1030 chromosome 4, EGFV_Vit.rip_1.0, whole genome shotgun sequence):
AACCAGTGACAGACGCTAGCAGCAAACAAAATTCCAATGCTTAGACCAAGGAAAGCAATTTCCATTATaattagtaaaagaaaatttcctCTTCTGAAAACCTTATTCATCATTGAGGGTGTGTTTTATGCGCCTTCTCTTTGTttgattctttccatttttctttgtcatAGGGACTCCTTTCCAGTTCATGCCGCTGTGGCCATTAGACTCGCTATTGCTTCTAATCTGGAGGCTTAAAACCAGCACCtgctgaaaaaagaaaaattggccGAGAAACAATGCCACCGAGGCCATACTTCATCCCTCTTGTCAGGATTTTATCACCTGGAAGAGGTAGGGAGCAGTGGCTGGAAAATTGGGGATTTTCCGTTGTTTGTGGATGGACTGCTCTTTGCCACTGAAGGAATCACAGCCTTTCTGGTAGCAAACTTGCCCTCTTCATTTTTTCCCCAGATAACAAGGTATAGTCCAACTAAGATCAACACTGCTCCAAGGACCCTGCAAATAAAAATTAGGACCAAAATACCAAGATTTAGCAACCCCACCAACACATATATTTCTCACATATGTAGGCCCAATCTGGTAAAACCATATACTTGTAATATAATTCTATTTTGTCCTTGTAGAAGCTCTCTAAGAAGGGAGTAATAAATTCTGAAACCAAAAATTGTATCAGTAATTGTTGATGGGACTCACCCTCCCAAATAGAATCTTTCGCCTAAAGCAAGTGATGCCATGACAGCGACAAGGAGGGTCTGTAGAGGTAGGTATGCCGAAACAAACACAGGGCCTGCCTTGCCAACAGCCCATAGCTGTATTGAAAAGCCAATTCCTGAAACTACAGCTCCCTGCATTCAACCACCAATCTTGTCTGTCAAGCTTAGTAAAATAACACTAACAAACAATATGACAGTCGTAGGGTCATCAAGCATGTTATTCATACACgtgattaaataataaacacCAATGAAAACATATGTTTGAAGTCAATGTTATGATATGTAATGAGATCACGTCGGCCtgctcttttttttctctcatgatGCTCTTACCATTCATTACTTTTACAGTTAAGAGATGAACCCACAAGAAGAAAGGTCTCTAACAATAGTGCCCCACAAGACAGGGCAAGAGACTTATCACTGGTACCGAGTAATGATATCACTAGAAAAGCTATGTGTGCAGCTGGGTCCTGTTATTATTACTAAGCCCCCACTTCCCTTGGCAGTACATATGAAGGACCTCAATAATTGATGAGCAGGCGGATTATTGGATACCAAAATTTGGGAAATCAGATCCTTGCAATTTCCAGATATTATATGGCACTAGATGCCTAATTAATCAGTCTATGCTAATTTTGAAGTCTAGTTTGATAATGAGCTCCCACCACATGACACAAACAGAAATGCCAATTTGTCTTCGAATTAAATGGTGGAGTGTGTGGTCTATCATTGTTGAAGATGACAACTAACTGCTATGAAGCATGCACAGATGACAAAGTGATGCTTTCAGTTTATGGTACAGACCGAGTAGAGAACACAGAAGAGTTCAGTTCGGGAATGAAACAGCCAGGCTTGGGAGTTTCTTTCAATTAAACCCGCAACCGCCAGAAACTGTAGGATTGCAAAGAAGCAAGTGAAAGAGGAGACTGAGAGCTGAGCTGGGTATTTcttcaagattggtgcttgtaGCACGATCCAGCCGGACCAACATATGCAGTGACCGATGAGACAGACACAACCCAAGGTCCAATTTTTCCCCTCAGCATCTCCAAGTGAAATGGATGGAAGAGATTGGTTCAAAGGATGGCTTGGCCTAAATATGATTGGCCCTTTGTAAATGGTTATAATTGAAGCTCCGGCAACACTACAGATTGTTCCAAGCACTTTAGCTTTGCCATCTCTCCTGTTCAAGTGAACTTCCTCAATTCTGCAAGCCAGATCTAAACACAAATCAATATACCTTGAGGGTTTCAGAGTGCATAGAGAGTTATATTATGCTTACCGCAGGATGGCAGCCATCAGAAAGGTCACAGCCGGGACAGCATTCTCTGTAGCAGAAGCCAAGGTGGGTGATGTGTTGTCTAGCCCCAACAAGTAGAATCCTTGATTTGCTGTTATTCTGTTGGGAAAGAGGATCAGAAGAATTGCTCTTCATAGACTAATCACTTAAAATCAGTGTAATAAATCATACCCAACAAATGCGAGAAGGAAGAATTGCACAAGAAAAGAAGCAGTCAGTGCCGGCCTGTCCTTCCTACATGGCCAAGAACAATAAGAGTTGCAGAGATTTCATATCCTATCTTCATGATGCTaaagaatggaaacaaatagtATAGTGATTATGCGTACTTCTCTAGGAAATAAGCGAAGGGAGCAATCATAGCCAGCGCGATGATGTTCCTATAAGCAGGGAAAACAAGCTTGCTTATACCCATGTTAAGGGCAGTCCTCAAAATGACATGATTCCCAGCATAACCAAACTGAAAAACGTTCATGGCTATGTGCAGCTTGGCACGATCAGGCACCCAACGCATTCTCCTGGCCAGTGCTGGACCAGTTTCAGCCATTGAAGCAAAACCCAAGATTGGAAGAGTGAATCACATAGAAGCAAGCAGAGGAAACACTTGAGGAGACCCTTCATTCTATGTAGTTGCCCCTTTGAAGGCACCAAGTGCACATGATGCGGTTCCTGAAAGGGACAAGTGAGCTCAGTGATGAGCTCACTGACCTCCCATTTATTTATTGACAAATGTTTTTTGTCACAACCCAAACCTTGATTGGCCATATTGTTGTAATTCTTGAAGTTGGGATACTGAAGGTAATGGCATTTCTATCATCAATCTGTACTGATATTGACACATGATGTTTTCCCTTGTCTTTCGTGATCCTTTAGAAGTCCAATTCGACAGCTCTCCTTCTTGTTCAAGGttaagaagaaaagagaataaaaagacAGTCAAACAAATAAAGTAatgaacaaacaaacaaacaattgcCCAGATTcttctttctctgttttttttcctttggggggggggggcggcTTGGggcttcttctcttttttctttgaggGGGTCTTCTTCTCAAAGCATTCCTCCATCAGCCCTCCTTCTGCCCCCTTCatgaaaaattggattttgtttttttgaaaatggaagtaaTACGTTTATACTTTTATTGGGAGGGGATGACCCTCCCTGTTTACTtcatactctctctctctctctctttaaagTGATCCTCCTTTTGCACGAAGTAGTTGCATTCTTTAGTGTACACACCTCTTATCTTGCCCTTGGTGTTTGAATCATTGCTTTGTCGAATGAATTGTGGTGTAATTCATGTTAGGCAAATAGCATAACAGGTAATAGAACTTGGACGACTTTAAGGTGAAATCAAGTCTTTCTTATTTGTATCGACCATCTTGAATAGATCAGGCAAGTCAATATTGTAAGTAACCTAAATGGCTCTTTTTGTTTATAAACTTGATTTACCAAGGGACTTGACTAGACCAAGAATATTTGTTCACATAGGCTAGAAACATTTTGCATAATACTGGTTCATTGGAGGCCTCCAATATCATAGCCTATCATAAAtgcaatatatta
Coding sequences:
- the LOC117912135 gene encoding protein WALLS ARE THIN 1-like, with product MAETGPALARRMRWVPDRAKLHIAMNVFQFGYAGNHVILRTALNMGISKLVFPAYRNIIALAMIAPFAYFLEKKDRPALTASFLVQFFLLAFVGITANQGFYLLGLDNTSPTLASATENAVPAVTFLMAAILRIEEVHLNRRDGKAKVLGTICSVAGASIITIYKGPIIFRPSHPLNQSLPSISLGDAEGKNWTLGCVCLIGHCICWSGWIVLQAPILKKYPAQLSVSSFTCFFAILQFLAVAGLIERNSQAWLFHSRTELFCVLYSGAVVSGIGFSIQLWAVGKAGPVFVSAYLPLQTLLVAVMASLALGERFYLGGVLGAVLILVGLYLVIWGKNEEGKFATRKAVIPSVAKSSPSTNNGKSPIFQPLLPTSSR